The DNA sequence TACCCGCCCGCGCCGCCGTCGCACGCGCCACGTTCTCGGCAGGTGCAATGTCGACCGGCGTCGCTCCGTCGGCCATCCAGAAGGCGCGTCCCACCGCGAAGAGGATGGTTGCCACGATCGCGAGTTGTGCCACGCGCAGCGTGCGATCTTCGCGTTTGCGCCTCACCTCCTCGCGCAACTGCCGCACCGCCCCCACCAACCGATCGTGTGCCAGTTCGTACCACTGGCCGGCCGCGCGCTCCTCACCACGCAGCACATGCCGGCGCTCGAGCCCCTCGACGACCACGTTCGCCATCCCCGCCGTCTCGTCGCTCTCCCGAATCACGCTGCCGCGCGTGCCGCCCGGCGTAATGAGCTCCCTTTCGAGCCAGAAGAGGATCTTCCCACTGCGCATTCGGGTCGTGGTCGACACCGCCGCAATCTCGGCGGCGACAAAGCTGCGCAGCTCCTTGTCGATGTCGGCGTCGGGAATGAGCGAATCGTCGGCGGGCTTCACGGCGCCGCTGGCCATCTTGTCCCACAGCGTGCGGCAGATGAGCTGCAGGTAGAGCGGCTCGACATACTCGCCTTCGGCCTCGGCGAGTTTGCCGTCGGGCTGTCGCACGAACTCGCGCGACATCTGGCGCGCCAACTTGTCGGCGCTCGACGCCTTGAACGCGGGAAACTGCCGCGCGAATGCCGAGGCGATCACGTCTGCCGCCGCACGCTGCGTCAGTCGTTCAACGTGGAAGTACATCACCGAGCGTTCGCGCGCACTGGAGCCGTCGTCCAGCCGCGACAACAGCGACGCGAGCGCCGAGAGGTACTCGGCGCGCATCACCAGCACCACACGCAGTGCGCTCTGGCCGCGATTGGCGGCGAGGATCGCACCCAGGAACTCCGCACGCTCGCGCCACGCCTGCAGGTGCGTGGTGAACAGTTCCTCGAACTGGTCGATCACCAGGACGCGCGGCATCGGCGCCCCGTCGGACGAGTTGTGGCGCGGGCGTTGCTCGAGCGCGCTGAGCAACGGATGTGCACCTGGCGGCACGTCGCCCCCCGCCAGGTAGCTGACCACGTTCCCCTCGAAGATTGGACCCGCGAGATCGCGCCCTGCACGAGCGCGCGCCGCCTCGCCAAGCCTGGTTATCGGCAGCACCTCGTACTCGGCACGTTCGAGCGCCGGCATGACCCCCGCGCGCAGCAGCGAACTCTTGCCGCACCCCGACGGGCCGACCACCACCACGACGCCATGGCTGGCAATCAGCGAGCGCAGCTCGCGGATCTCGGGCGTGCGCCCGAAGAAGTTGGCCGCGTCGTCGCGTTCGTACGGGCGCGGCCCCGGAAACGGGTTGGCCGCTTCCGTCACGGCGTCGTCACCGTTCGCCCCGCATCGCCGTGCACCGCGATCCAGCGCCTGCGCAACTCGCGTGTGAAGTCCGACGCCGTCCCCCAGAAGAAGCGCACGTTCATCGTGAGCTTGAGGTAGTGCTCGAGGTAGTGCTGGATCGCCTGCGCCATCTGTTCGCTGTTGCCCGTGGGCGGGAGCTGCACCGCCACGTGCGCGCGCTGTCGGTTGAGTTGCAGCTGTTGCAGCGCCATGCGGAAGATCACCCGGAAGGTGATATCGCTCAGCGAATAGCCGAGGAAGAGCACCGACGACTCGGCAAACACCTCGGAGACGTCGGGACGGATGCACCGCGGATCCATCGCAATCTCGGCCAGGAAGTCGAGATAGTCGTCCTCGGTGAGCACCATCGACTCGGGGAACCCCTGCACCCCGTGCAGGTGATAGACCAACGGGATGGAGTCGTTGTCCGGCGTTAGGGATGGCTGTCCGCTCCGGGCCTGCGCCACGTGCTTGCGCGTGGCCGGATTCCAGGCACACAGGTCCACGACGTACTGCGCCCCCGCGGCCTCGAGCGAACGCTCGATGAACGGGTCATAGTTGGTCGTGAGGTACTTGGAGAACGGGAGGTCGGCGAGGATGCGGTGCGGATCGGTGCGATCGGCAAAGGCCGCGGCGGTGATCTGGTCTGTCGCCGTGCTGAATTGCCGCGCCACCTGTTCCTTGATGCGCGGGATATCGTTGCGAATGACCGCGGCGTATTGCGCCACGCGCGGGAGGTTATCGCGATCGTCGAACGGATAGCCATGTTTCTCGGCCAATGTCTGCGCGAGCGCGCGTCCCGTGGGAAGGCGATGGGCCGACATCCCGGCCCCCAGGAACGGCGTGCAGCGCTCGTTGCTGATCCGGCTGACGATGGTATCCCAGTCGTCGTCGTCGAGCGCGTTGGCAGGCACGGGCAACCCCAGCGGGAGAATCGCCCGAATTGTGGGATCGGGGAAAAGCGATGTCCAGCGAGCGACGCAATCCCTAAATCAGGGAAGACGACCTCATGCATAGCCGCCGGCGCGCCGTGGTTAGTGCGACTGGCGCACTTCAACCTCTTCCAGCGTCGCCCCCTGCGCTACGCGCACGATGCGGGTGCGCTTCCACGCGCTCACGCGCTCGTACTCGTCGGCGCCCAGCACCAGGACCGGCACGCTTCGTCCGTAAAGCGCCTCGGCCACCATCGCGCCGAGCGCAATGATCGGGTCGCGCTCCCCCAGCACGATCGCCGCCGGGCCAACGCCCGCGCGAATCAGCTCGGCCAGCACGCTCGAGCTTGAACTCGATCCGCGGCCGCCAGGCATCAGCATGACACGCCCTGTCACCGACTGTCCGTGTTGCGGATGATGGGTGTCGATGATCTCGCCGGTGGCCTCGTGCACACCGCCCCAGAAGCTCAGCGGCGCCTCGAGCCGAAGCACGTCGCCTTCGGCGTTTCCGGCGACGAGGAACTCGGCCGCGATCATTCCGCCCCCCATGGCGCGTTGTCCCGCCACACCACGCCACGCACCGCCGATTCCACGCATTCCTCCAGGCTGGCAAAGACCACCGCATACCCCAGGTTGTTGGGGGCGTACCAGGCCCACTTGGCCGAGTTGGTCATGACGACGCCAGGGCGCCCGGTGAGGATTGGCGTGACGTACGTGCAGGTGTCGGTCACCAGCTGCACCCCGCTCGCCCGCAGTTCGTCGCCCCACCCTTCCCCGTCGATGCGCGCCAGCGTGTCGCGCCCCGTCGAGACGAAGAACTCCATCGCACGCGACACCGCTCGCCCCGCCAGCAGCGCGCGCAGGCGCGTAAACTCCTCATACGAGAAATGAGGGGTCCCGATGCTCACCGCGCCTAACGTCATATCGGTCGTCGACGTGAGGTCGCGCGCCGCCGCGCGCAGGTCGTCTGGGCCCACGTCGATGGTACGGGCTGGTGCGCGATTGCCCAGCGCCTCGCCTAACGTGGCCGCCTCCGGCGTCACCCCCACCATGTGGAACATCGCCACCGCGCCTGACGAGGCCGCGGCAGCGCCAAAGCCCTTCAACTGGTCCTCGGTGGCGTGCGGTACGCCATCGATCACCGGAATCGATGTCCCCGTGCGCATCCCCACCAGGTGCCCGAGGGCGGCGAAGAAGGTGTCACGGCGCATCATCGCATCGCGCACGCCGCGCACTCGCACCAGTACGCGCCCCAGTCGCCCCTCGTCGGTGTGCAGACCCACCTCGGGGACCATCCCCACGACCGCCGCGCAGAGGTCGATGAAGTCGCCGTAGCGCTCCGTGCGCGCCCCCAGCACCGAATTGGCGAAGACGATCGCATTCGACTCGGCCCACGCGATCTGCTCCCCGAAGTTAGGGCGCTCGGCGAGCTGGTATGGGGCACAGGTCCAGGTCTGGCGACAGCCCAGGGCGGCGTACTCGCGCATCATCGCGCGCCCCGCCTCGACAATCTCCGGCCGGCCGCGGAAGAGCTGTGGATGCAGGAGGTCGATCGCCCCCACGTTGAGCGTCGTCGGGACGGTGACGGTCGCCCCCGAGCGGACCATCGCCCGCACGAAGTCGAGCGAGGCTGGGCCGTGGTACAGGCACCCGTCGATGTGCGCGCGTGTGATGGGGATCAAGCGGCGCGAGCCGACGAATGCGGCGTAGCGCTCGAGGATCGCCCGCGCGAGGTCGCGCGTGGGGGGCGCCGCGTCGGCGGGCTGCAGGGGAGTAGTCGGGGTCGACACGGCGCGAGATATGTCCCGCGCGCGACAGTTGGGGAAGGCGCTGAAACCAGGAGCCTGAAGCCCCGTATGATCATTTCGATCATAGTACCTCACCCGCCGACGTGCCCGACTCCCCTGCCATGCCGTCCGATCCTCGCGCCCTCCTCCCGCTCAAGCCCGCCGACCTCGTCCTCCTCCTCGTGCTCTCCGAAGAGGAGCGACACGGCTACGCGCTCGCCCGCGAGATCGCCGATCGCACCGACGGGCTGATCGCGCTCGAGCCGGGGAACCTGTACCGCATCATCCGTCGCCTGGAGGATGAAGGGCTGGTCGCCCCTGCGGCGCGGCGCGCGTCGGGCGATGGGGACGATGAGCGACGGCGCTACTACCGCCTGACCGCGTTAGGGGGGCAGGTGGCGGCGTTGGAGGTGCAGCGCCTGCGGTCGCTCGTTGCCTCGAAGGCGGCGCGCGCCCTTCCGCCGGTTGGCGCCACCGCATGACGCATCGCGCCCCCGCCTCCGTCCGTTCGGTGGGCGAACGCGTCTATGGTGCCCTGCTCTGGCTCCTGCCGCGTCACTTTCGCCAGCGCTACGGCGAGGAGATGCGCGACTTCCTGCATGACGCACTCCGCGAGGGCCGCGCCGACGGCGGCTCGTTAGGGTCTCTGGTGGTCTGGTGGCATGCCATCCCCGACCTGTTGCACACCGCCGCGTACGAACATCTCGCCCTCCTCATCCGGCCTGCGCACCTCCTTCCCCCGCCTCACACGGACCGCATGTCGACCCTACTCCTGAGCGACGCCCGTTACGCGCTGCGCGCCTTCCGCAGGCACCCGGTCTTCTTCGGCGTCGCCCTGCTCGTTCTTGCCCTGGGGACGGGGGCGGTGAGCACGATCTTTTCCGTCGCCAACGCCGTCGTCCTGCGCCCGGTCCCCGGCGTGCGCGACGCATCGCGCGTGGTGGAGGTCGGGCGCACGCGCCCGTCGGGCGAGGGGTCGCTCACGGCGTCGTATCCCTACTTCGACTACCTGCGCGATCGCTCCCGATCGTTGGAGGGTGTGGCCGCATGGGGAATGACGCTGGTCAACGTCAATACGGGTGGGCAGGGAATCTCAGGACTTGGCAACGCCGTCAGCGGCAACTACTTCGCCGTCCTGGGAGTGCAACCGGCGCTCGGTCGCTTCTTCGCGGGGAACGATGACCGCGCGCTCTCCCGCGACCCGGTCGTCGTGGTGAGCCATGCCTTCTGGCAGAAGCACCTCGGGGGTGACAGCAGCGTCATCGGACAAGCGCTGCGCATGAACGGTCGCACCTTCACCGTGCTGGGGGTCGCGCCGGCGCGCTTCAGCGGGGTGTACCCGGCCCTGCGCACCGACGTCTGGATCCCGCTCGACTTCCGCACGCAGCTGCGCGGCAATCCGTCGACGCTCGACGATGCCGGCGCGTCCTGGATGCAACTGGTTGGGCGGCTGGCCCCGGCGCACTCCGTGACGCAGGCGCGCGAGGAGCTCAGCGCGCTCACCGCACAGTACGTGGCGGCAAACGGCGCGGCGGAAGCGACGCGCACCAATGAATACTCGGCCGCCGACGTCGACCCCATCGCCGGCGTCCCGGCCGGCGTCGCCGGGAGCTTCACCTCCTTCTTCGCCGTGCTCCTGGTCATATCGGCGCTCGTCCTGATGATCGCCAGCATGAACGTGGCCTCGATGCTCCTTTCGCGTGCCGCCGCGCGCCGGCGCGAGATGGCGATGCGCATGGCCCTCGGCGCGGCGCGGCGCCGCCTCGTCCGGCAGCTGCTCGTGGAGACGCTGCTCCTCTTCGCCATCGGCGGGGGGTTAGGGATCGTGGTCGCGTTCTGGGGGACGCAGTTGCTGCAGCAGCTCCCGCTTCCCGAGAGCATTCCCCCGCTCAACCTCAACTTCACGCCGGACCTGCGCGTCCTCGCGGTGACCATCGGCGCCTCGCTCGTCACGGGGCTCGTCTTCGGGCTCTCGCCCGCGTATCAGGGGACGCGCACCGACGTGCAGGCCGCAATGCGCAGCGATTCGGCCGGCGCCGGGCGCCGGCGTTCGCGCCTGCGCGACGGACTCATCGTGGCGCAGATCGCCATGTCGCTCCTCCTGCTCTCATCGGCCGGGCTCTTCGTCCGGGCGTTAGGCAAGGGGCGCGCGGTCGACCCGGGCTTTGCGGTGGACAACATCGTGGTGGCCACGGTCGACCTGGAGAGCGCCGGTTACGATGACGCGCGGGCGCGCACCTTCTTCCGCGCGCTGCGCGATCGCCTCGCCGCCTTCCCGGCGATGAAGCACGTCGGCGCCGGGCGCCTGCTTCCGCTCTCGATGTCCAACTCCGGGATCGACATCGCCCTCGCGTCGTATGCCCCGCCCAACGGGCGTGCCGGCGATGCCTTCGGGGTCAGCACCAACACCGTCGACGCCGGCTACTTCGACGCGTTGCGGCTGCCGATCCTGCAGGGGCGCACCTTCAACGACCGCGACGACGAGCACGCGCCGCAGGTCGCGATCGTGAACGAGACGTTTGCGCGCCGCTTCTTCCCGCAGGGGAGCGCCATCGGGCAGACATTCCGGCGCGACTCGCTCGTCGTCACCATCGTCGGTGTCACGCGCGACTCGAAGTTCCTCTCGCTCAACGAGTCTGCCGCGCCATTCGTCTACCTTCCGTTCGCGCAGCAGTGGCGCTCCGCGACCACCTTCCTCCTGCATCACGACGGACCCGCCGAGGCGGTGTCTGCGGCGCTGCTGCGCGAGATGACGGCGCTCGACCCCTCGCTTCCGCCCCCGCGCGTGAGTTCACTTCGCGAGTCGACCGCGATCGTCCTCCTTCCGCAGCGTGTGGCGGCCGGCGTGTCCGGCGCGCTGGGGCTCGTCGGCCTCCTGCTTGCCGCCGTTGGGCTCTACGGACTCCTTTCCTTCTCCACCACGCAGCGCACCCGCGAGATTGGCGTGCGCATCGCACTCGGCGCCTCGCGCGGTGGGATCGTGCGCATGGTGCTGGCCGAGGGGTTGCGGCTGGTCGGCATCGGGATGATGGCGGGCTTCGTCCTCGCGCTGTTCGCCACACGCGCCTTGCGCCCCTTCCTGTTCGGCCTCGATCCGTTGGATCCTGTCACCTTCGGGGCGATCGGCGTGATCCTCCTCGGTGTTACGGTGATCGCGACGGTGATCCCGGCGGCGCGCGCCGCCGGGATCGATCCCTCTTGGTCGATGCGGGAGGAGTAGCGGCTGACGGGGTGGAGGTGCGCCGCTCGTCAGGCGGCGGCCGTGATGCGTACATGCCGCCGCCAGCGCCAGGCTGCGGCACCACCGGTGCGTCCCGCGGCCGCCAGGAGCTGCACCGGCAGATGCAACGTCAGCTTGCCAGCGACGCGCGCGCCGATCCCCCGCCGGGCCCACGCCACCACGATCGGAATGAGCCAGTGATCGCCGATGGGCTACGTGCTTCGCGCCCCGGCGCCCACAAGGATGGTCTCCACGAAACGCCGGTCACTCGGCGCCAGCGCCAGCGCGACCAGCTCGTGGGGCATCCCCCACTGGAGCGCCGTATGCTCGAGGCAGGTGGGCTCCCCGTCGATGGTGACCGGGACGAAGGCGATGTGGAACGGCGAACCATGGTCGTGCACGCCGAGCAGTTCATCGCCCACATGCGTCACGGTGACGGCGAGTTCCTCTTGCAGCTCACGGGCAGCCGCCTGGGCATCGCTCTCGCCGGGTTCGAGCTTCCCCCCGGGGAACTCCCACAGCCCGCCGTGCCGCTTGTGCGCCGGGCGCTGGCACACGAGGTAGCGCCCGTCGCGCGCGATCACCGCCGCGAGGACGCGGATCGTCGCCGTCACTTCGCCGCGCGGACCTCGCTCCACGGCGCGCAGCGCGGCGGCGACGGAACACCGCGGGGCGCCGGTTCGGTGCGCGGCAGCGTGTCGGCCACCGCCATCAGCTCGACGTCGAAGACCAACGTTGCCTTCGGGGGGATCACCGGCGGGCGTCCATTCTCGCCATACGCCAACTGGTACGGGATGATCAGGCGGCGCCTGCCGCCAACGCGCATCCCCTCGAAGCCGACGTCCCATCCGGCGATCACCTGTCGCCCGCCCTGCGCGAAGGCGATCGGCGTGCGCGGCTCCCCGTTCGGCATCGTGTCGCGGGACGAATCGAACTTCGTCCCGTTGGCGAGCCACCCCGTGTAGTGCGCGTACACGCAGGCGCGGGCTCGCATCGCGGCCCCTCCGCCAGGCGCAATTTCAAGGGACTGGAGGGCGAACGCCACCGTGGGCGTGCCGCGCACTACGGGGATCGGCGCCGGCAGTTGCGGCTCGCGGCGCCACAGGCACCCGGCCGTCGCAAGGACGACCGGGGCCACGAGAATCGAGCGCACCAGGAGTCGTGCCAGGATTACTTCGACACCCCGAAGCTGCTCACCGTCAACTCGACGTTGTGGCTCACGCGAATGCCATACACACCATCCAGCGACTTGAGCTTGTCACCCGCCACCACGTCGCCCTTGTCGAAGCTGTGCACGACCGTCCCATTGATCACGCACGACGCCTTCCCTCCCTTCACCGTCCACCCGATCTCGTTGGTCGAGGCACCGGTGGCGTCGGCCTGCTTGAGCGCCGGCGACTTCTCCAGGTTCACCAGTGTCTGCACGTTCGAGCCGTGGAATGTCTTGACCGAGTAGGTGCCGTTCCCGTACGCGATGCAGTACATCAACGTCTCGCTCTCCCCCTCGAGATCGTTGCCGCCGATGAAGATCCCGTACGAGTGCGGGTGACTGGCGGTCATCTTGTGTTCCTTGAACGTCGCCTTGACCGTGTAGTCACCCGATGCGGTGTTGGCCGGGTTGTAATAGAAGGCGGCCGGCCCGATGGAGAGGCGGAAATCCTTCCCCTCCTGCACGAACTTCGAGTCATTGATCGTCTTCCCTTGTCCGGCGGGACGGCGGTCGATGCGCCCCTTCCAGCCGGCGACGGCGATGCCCCCCTTCACCGAACGATCGGCGTCCTGGGCGTGAACGGTCGTGGAGGCGACGAGCGCGGCGAGAGCCAGGATCGAGTAGCGCATGAGTACTCCATCTGCTTGGTGAGGCCCACAGTGTCGCGACCGAGACGCCGGGACACAAGCGATGCTGGGACGGGGCGCGGCCGCGGGTGGGTACGCCGTGCATTTTCCTGCGCCTCGGCGTGACGAACCGGTATTGACATCCGGGCACACGTGTTGAAAAATCAGCAAAGCTGAAATTTCAGCACATCTGAGACGCCCGGAGTCCCGCGACATGCCGAAGCCCGCCCCCTCATCTGACCTCACGCGCCGCGAGCGACAGGTCATGGACATCCTTCACCGCCGGGGGCCGTCCACGGTGAGTGAGATCATGGACGACCTCCCCGATCCCCCCACCTACTCGGCCGTGCGCTCCATCCTCCGCATCCTGGGGGAGAAGGCGCTGGTGCAGTACCGTGAGGACGGCCCCCGCTACGTCTATCTCCCGACCGCGCCCGCCAACGAGTCGCGAGACACGGCGCTGGCCCACGTGGTCGAGACCTACTTCGCCGGCTCGACGGAGCAGGCGATTACCGCGCTCCTGCGGCTGAGCGACGCCGGGGTGAGCGAGGAGGAGATCGAACAGCTGCGCGCGCGTATTCGCGCCGAGCGCGCCGGAGGGCGCTAGCCATGATCCCCGCTCTGTCGCCGGAAACGCTCGCCCTCCTCGTCCTGCTGGGGAAGGCGACGGTCGTCCTCGTCGTCGCCTTCGCCGGCGCCACGCTGCTCGAGCGCGCCCCGGCAGGTGCACGGCACCTGCTGTGGCTCTCCACGCTCGGCGCCATCCTCTTCCTCCCCGCGCTGTCCACGTGGAGCCCTTTGCGGCTGGCGGTACTTCCCGTGGCGTGGCTGGTGCCGCACGTGGCGACGCCCGACCGTGGTGCCACGGCGCCGAACGCGACCTCACCAGTTGCATCTGACGATGCGAGACGCGCGACATCGACTCGCGCGCCCAGTACCGTCTCGCCAGGCGAAACCGCCGCGGCAGGCGCCGACGAGGTGCAGCTGCAAGGCGCGCTGGCGGCCGCGCCCGCGGCGACCGCGTGGCGCCCAACGATGTGGCAGCTCCTCCTGGGCGCGTGGGCGGCGGTCGCGCTCGCCCTCGGCGGCTGGCTCGCCATCGGGTTCCTCAGCGTCCGTCGCATCGTGCGGCGCGCCACGCCGCTCGTCGATCGCAAATGGTCGGCGCCGCTCTACGACATCGCCGACCGACTGGGCGTGGACCGCACGCCGCGACTCGTGCGCAGCGAGGACGTGAAGATGCCCTTCGCCGCCGGGCTCGTCTCGCCAACGGTCGTGCTCCCCGCCGAGTGCGACACGTGGGACGAAGCCCGCCGTCGCGCCGTGCTCCTGCACGAACTCGCCCACATCGCCCGCAACGACCTGTTAGGGCACACGCTTGGGCGCGTGGCCTGCGCGTTGTACTGGTTCCACCCGCTCGTCTGGCGCGCCGCGCGCCGCCTGCGAGTCGAGAGCGAACGCGCCTGCGACGACCTCGCCCTTTCTTGCGGCGTTCGCCCGTCGTCGTATGCCGAGCACCTCCTGGACATCGTCACCAGCATACGCCAGCCACTCACCCCAGCCACGGCGATTCCCATGGCCGATCGCAAGGAGTTCGAGGGACGAATGCTCGCCATTCTCGACCCCGAGGTGCGGCGCCAGGGATCGCGCCGGCAGTCGCTCGTCGTTGTCACGGGACTGCTCGGCGTGGCGGCGCTGGTGGGTGGAACGACCCCCACCGCGGCGCGTGCCTCGACGGCGCCCCTGGTCGCCCGGGAACCGGCCGTGCCTAACGTCGACCGCGCGACGCCACGTGGTGATACGGCGAATGCGCTCGTCGTCCCCTCCTCCCGCCTGGCGCAAGGCTCCGGTGAGCGCCGCCCGGAGACAGGGAGGCGCGACGCCACGCCGCGCGCGGCGGCCGTCGATTCCGCCGATCCCGTCGGCGCCATCCTGGCCACGATGACCGCTGCAACGGCGGCGCAGGATCAACCGGCCACGCGGGATCGCCGTGATGATCGCGCCGAGTTGCTGATGCAGGTGCTGCGCGCCGACACCAGCGCCGGCATCCGTCGCACCGCGGCATGGGGACTGTCGCGCTACGCCGAACGCGCCGATGTCGTGACCGCGCTCGCGCAGGCGCTGCGCAGCGACAAGGACCAGCACGTGCGCGAGATGGCGGCGTGGGCGTTGGGTGGTGGCGACGACACCCCGGCCTCACGCGCGGCGCTCCTCGCCGCGCTTGGCGGCGACAGCGACGCCGATGTGCGCGAGTCCGCCGCGTGGGCGCTTGGACAAACGACCGACAGCCACTCGGCGCCCGAGGTCGACGACGCGCTGGCCAAGGCGCTCGGCGATGCATCGCCCCGCGTACGCGCCCACGCCATGTGGGCCATCGGACGCGTGGGCGAGGGGAAGGTCCCGGCCGCCGTGCTCACCGCGCTCGAGTCGCAGGACGAACGTGACCGCCAGGTGCGCGTGATGGCAGCGTGGGTCCTGTTCCGTCGCGAGGATGCAACAGCTGTACCCGCCATCGAGCGCGCGTTGGGGAGGGAAACGGACGGCCAGGTGCGCGTGGCACTCATCCGCGCGTTAGGCGCGCTGGGCGAAAGCTCGGCCCCTGCGCTCGCACGGTTGCTCGATTCTCCCGACCGTGACGTCCGGGCGGCGGTGGTCGGGGCGCTCGCCGGGCGCAACGGCGGCCCGTGGCCCATGCCCATGCCGCGCCCCCGCCCCTTCCCCTGAGGAACGTGAGCGGGCGCTGAGCGTCGCGTCACCACGCGTGCGCCCAGCGCCTGTTTCTTCACCACACGTGCTGAAAAATCAACCGTCCGCCTCCACCCGAATGGCCATGTTCAGGCTCCCCCTCATCTTCGCGTTAGGCGCCGTCGCCGGTGGCAGTGTCGCCACCAGCCGCCACCATGCCCCGCTCGTGCCCACGGTTGGCGTCGAAGCCGTCGCGGTGGCTGTCACGTCCAACGGCATCCTCGCGCCCGTCCCCGGCGCAGAGTCGGCGCGTCCCATCATGGATGTGCGCGGGTTGCTGGGTGCACTGCACGGGCTTCCCGGCGTCGTGTGCGGACTTGCGGCCGAGGCGGCGTCGGGCTGGGGAGGCGGGTCGTGGATGAATGCGCCCGCGCCGCCACTCGGCCCCGACGCCGCGGCCCGCACCATGCACTTTCCTCGCGCCCGCCTAACGCCTGCCGAGATTCGCATGGTGCTCGATTCCATCGCGTCGCCGGATCCGTGCGTGCGTGAACTCTCCGTGCGTCTCGTGGGTCGTCTCGACACGGCCTTCGTCGAGGCGCCGCTGCGCGAGCGCCTCGCATCGTCCAACGCCGTGGCCACGCGCGAGGCGGCGGCGCTCGCGCTCGGGCTCGTGCGCGCCAGGGGGTCCAGCGACGCGCTGCAGCGCCTGCTGGGCGAGGACAGCGATGGGCTGCGGGCCAACGCCGTGTGGGCGCTGGGGCGCCTCGACGACAAGCAGGTCGCCCCCGCCGTGCGCCGCGCGCTCCGGGACGACGCCGACCTGGTGCGCGACGCGGCGGCGGCGGCGTTAGGCACACTGGACGACGACGACGCCGTCGACGAGTTGCTGCGCGTGCTGCGCACGGACAAGGTCGCCCGCGTGCGCCGCACGGCGGCGTGGGCCCTTGGACGCCTGGACCAGAAGCGCGCCGGCAGCGGCCTGGTGTCCGCGTTAGGCGCCGAGCAGGATGACGACGTGCGCGAGACCATCGTGTGGGCGCTGGGCACCATCGAGGTGGCCGACGCAGCGCCGGCGATCACCGAGGTCCTGCGGAAGGATCGGCAGGGAGAGGTGCGGGAGATGGCGGCGTGGGCGCTGGGCCAGCTCGAGTCGGCGGCGGCAGTCGACGCGTTAGGCGAGGCGGCGGGGGGCGACGCCGAGCCGTCGGTGCGCGCCACCGCCGCGTGGGCGCTGGGGCAACTGGAGCTGCGGCAGGCGCCGGCGGGGCTCATCAGGGCCGTCACCGACAAGGATGCCGAGGTGCGCACGCGCGCGGCGTGGGCGCTGTCGGAGATCCACGACGCGCGGGCCATCAACGCGCTGCGTTCGGCGCTCAAGGGCGAGAGCGCGGCGCGGGCGCGCAAGGCTCAGATCCGCGCGCTGGTGCTGTCGGGGGAGAAGTCGGAGGCGTTCTTCAAGGAGCTGCTGACGTCGGACGATCCCGAGGTGCGTGAGGCGGCGGTGGGGGGGATGGCCGGCCAGCGCATGCATCCGTGGCCCTGGCCGATGCCGAGGCCGCGGCCGTTTCCGGAGTAGGGGGGGCTGATTTGGGCTCAGCTCAATTTGGGGTCAGAGTCACCGAGAATTTGGTTCGGTGACTCTGACCCCAAATTGAGGTGAGCCTAAAACGCCCACGTGCTGCCGCGCCGTCAGTTCATCGCCCCCACCCCCGCGCGCCCCCCGGCCGGCAGGTGCTCCGTCAGGTAGCGCTGCAGCAGCGAATAGATGTGCTGCGTCGTCCCCGCCCCCTCGTAGATCCCGTGCGAGCGGTTCGGGTAGGCCATCATGTCGAACGGCTTTCCCAGCTGGATGAGGCGATTCACGAGGCGCTCGGTCCC is a window from the Gemmatimonadaceae bacterium genome containing:
- a CDS encoding DUF126 domain-containing protein — its product is MIAAEFLVAGNAEGDVLRLEAPLSFWGGVHEATGEIIDTHHPQHGQSVTGRVMLMPGGRGSSSSSSVLAELIRAGVGPAAIVLGERDPIIALGAMVAEALYGRSVPVLVLGADEYERVSAWKRTRIVRVAQGATLEEVEVRQSH
- a CDS encoding aconitase X catalytic domain-containing protein, which encodes MSTPTTPLQPADAAPPTRDLARAILERYAAFVGSRRLIPITRAHIDGCLYHGPASLDFVRAMVRSGATVTVPTTLNVGAIDLLHPQLFRGRPEIVEAGRAMMREYAALGCRQTWTCAPYQLAERPNFGEQIAWAESNAIVFANSVLGARTERYGDFIDLCAAVVGMVPEVGLHTDEGRLGRVLVRVRGVRDAMMRRDTFFAALGHLVGMRTGTSIPVIDGVPHATEDQLKGFGAAAASSGAVAMFHMVGVTPEAATLGEALGNRAPARTIDVGPDDLRAAARDLTSTTDMTLGAVSIGTPHFSYEEFTRLRALLAGRAVSRAMEFFVSTGRDTLARIDGEGWGDELRASGVQLVTDTCTYVTPILTGRPGVVMTNSAKWAWYAPNNLGYAVVFASLEECVESAVRGVVWRDNAPWGAE
- a CDS encoding helix-turn-helix transcriptional regulator, which encodes MPSDPRALLPLKPADLVLLLVLSEEERHGYALAREIADRTDGLIALEPGNLYRIIRRLEDEGLVAPAARRASGDGDDERRRYYRLTALGGQVAALEVQRLRSLVASKAARALPPVGATA
- a CDS encoding ABC transporter permease, with product MTHRAPASVRSVGERVYGALLWLLPRHFRQRYGEEMRDFLHDALREGRADGGSLGSLVVWWHAIPDLLHTAAYEHLALLIRPAHLLPPPHTDRMSTLLLSDARYALRAFRRHPVFFGVALLVLALGTGAVSTIFSVANAVVLRPVPGVRDASRVVEVGRTRPSGEGSLTASYPYFDYLRDRSRSLEGVAAWGMTLVNVNTGGQGISGLGNAVSGNYFAVLGVQPALGRFFAGNDDRALSRDPVVVVSHAFWQKHLGGDSSVIGQALRMNGRTFTVLGVAPARFSGVYPALRTDVWIPLDFRTQLRGNPSTLDDAGASWMQLVGRLAPAHSVTQAREELSALTAQYVAANGAAEATRTNEYSAADVDPIAGVPAGVAGSFTSFFAVLLVISALVLMIASMNVASMLLSRAAARRREMAMRMALGAARRRLVRQLLVETLLLFAIGGGLGIVVAFWGTQLLQQLPLPESIPPLNLNFTPDLRVLAVTIGASLVTGLVFGLSPAYQGTRTDVQAAMRSDSAGAGRRRSRLRDGLIVAQIAMSLLLLSSAGLFVRALGKGRAVDPGFAVDNIVVATVDLESAGYDDARARTFFRALRDRLAAFPAMKHVGAGRLLPLSMSNSGIDIALASYAPPNGRAGDAFGVSTNTVDAGYFDALRLPILQGRTFNDRDDEHAPQVAIVNETFARRFFPQGSAIGQTFRRDSLVVTIVGVTRDSKFLSLNESAAPFVYLPFAQQWRSATTFLLHHDGPAEAVSAALLREMTALDPSLPPPRVSSLRESTAIVLLPQRVAAGVSGALGLVGLLLAAVGLYGLLSFSTTQRTREIGVRIALGASRGGIVRMVLAEGLRLVGIGMMAGFVLALFATRALRPFLFGLDPLDPVTFGAIGVILLGVTVIATVIPAARAAGIDPSWSMREE
- a CDS encoding (deoxy)nucleoside triphosphate pyrophosphohydrolase; translation: MTATIRVLAAVIARDGRYLVCQRPAHKRHGGLWEFPGGKLEPGESDAQAAARELQEELAVTVTHVGDELLGVHDHGSPFHIAFVPVTIDGEPTCLEHTALQWGMPHELVALALAPSDRRFVETILVGAGARST
- a CDS encoding SIR2 family protein; translation: MPANALDDDDWDTIVSRISNERCTPFLGAGMSAHRLPTGRALAQTLAEKHGYPFDDRDNLPRVAQYAAVIRNDIPRIKEQVARQFSTATDQITAAAFADRTDPHRILADLPFSKYLTTNYDPFIERSLEAAGAQYVVDLCAWNPATRKHVAQARSGQPSLTPDNDSIPLVYHLHGVQGFPESMVLTEDDYLDFLAEIAMDPRCIRPDVSEVFAESSVLFLGYSLSDITFRVIFRMALQQLQLNRQRAHVAVQLPPTGNSEQMAQAIQHYLEHYLKLTMNVRFFWGTASDFTRELRRRWIAVHGDAGRTVTTP